Proteins co-encoded in one Thermomicrobiales bacterium genomic window:
- a CDS encoding S9 family peptidase produces MTDEQRPIDIQDAINQRAPSGIAMSPDGSRVVFSLGPIAKKGEYPEADLWLAETDGSGLRRLTTGESSDGQARWSPDGSLIAFISDREKRGTGALYVISPDGGEAVRVSQWDANVASPVWSPDGAKVAVLATDPETEDEKKRKEERDDTYVHQEDEKLARLAVVELQSDPLGQPALVAVEPQRLLEGEWNVWQHDWSPDGERIAVVVSRHLGFGEGQYGLSLGLVPAGGGELTVVGGESPSFRAPGSVAWSPDGAQLAFLAAFDLKRDAGHALYLVDAADPASVRELARDEGFTALSLAWPLADHLALLRLKSVYSNVVTLTLDGETVEPLFHGEQQERGAWSTGMQMTPLGLGFSADGGRFAAIWGDSTRPAEVWAGVVGAAPRQLTRFNADLATRALGRTELVRWAAEGGLEIEGLLIYPVGYEEGKAYPTILHVHGGPSWAWDDHFYANWHDMGQYLAGHGYAVLMPNPRGSTGRGWEFQIANHNDWMGADYRDSQAGLDQLIERGIADPERLGVGGWSYGGLTTAWTITQTNRFKAAIVGAGVTNRTSMQGTTDIVDWAGSWMVAEFAEDTDAYWHTSAMRYVGQVATPTLVLHGGNDTRVPVSQGWEMYNALKTMGVPTKMVVYPREPHGIGEYHHQRDLLERVLGWFDQYVKG; encoded by the coding sequence GTGACCGACGAGCAACGACCGATCGATATTCAGGACGCGATCAACCAGCGCGCCCCCAGCGGCATCGCGATGAGCCCGGATGGTAGCCGGGTCGTCTTCAGCCTCGGCCCGATCGCCAAGAAGGGCGAGTACCCGGAGGCCGACCTCTGGCTGGCCGAGACCGACGGCAGCGGCCTGCGCCGGCTGACCACTGGGGAGTCCAGCGACGGGCAGGCGCGCTGGTCGCCGGATGGCTCGCTGATCGCCTTCATCTCTGACCGCGAGAAGCGCGGGACCGGCGCCCTCTACGTCATCAGCCCGGACGGCGGCGAGGCGGTGCGTGTCTCGCAGTGGGACGCGAACGTCGCCAGCCCGGTCTGGTCGCCGGACGGCGCGAAGGTCGCCGTCCTCGCGACCGACCCGGAGACGGAGGACGAGAAGAAGCGCAAGGAGGAGCGCGACGACACCTACGTCCATCAGGAGGACGAGAAGCTGGCTCGCCTGGCCGTCGTCGAGCTGCAGTCCGACCCGCTGGGCCAGCCGGCCCTGGTGGCGGTCGAGCCGCAGCGGCTGCTGGAGGGCGAGTGGAACGTCTGGCAGCATGACTGGTCTCCCGACGGCGAGCGGATCGCCGTTGTCGTCTCACGGCATCTGGGGTTTGGCGAGGGGCAGTATGGGCTTAGCCTCGGATTGGTTCCGGCCGGCGGCGGCGAGCTGACAGTAGTCGGCGGGGAATCGCCATCGTTCCGCGCGCCCGGCTCGGTGGCCTGGTCGCCGGACGGCGCGCAGCTTGCCTTCCTCGCCGCGTTCGATCTGAAGCGCGACGCCGGCCATGCCCTCTACCTCGTCGACGCAGCCGATCCGGCCAGCGTCCGCGAGCTGGCCCGCGACGAGGGTTTCACTGCGCTGTCGCTCGCCTGGCCGCTGGCCGACCACCTGGCGCTGCTGCGTCTGAAGAGCGTCTATTCAAACGTCGTCACCCTGACGCTCGATGGCGAGACGGTGGAGCCACTGTTCCACGGCGAGCAGCAGGAACGCGGCGCCTGGTCGACCGGCATGCAGATGACGCCGCTCGGCCTGGGATTCAGCGCCGATGGTGGACGCTTTGCGGCCATCTGGGGCGATTCGACCCGCCCGGCCGAGGTCTGGGCCGGCGTGGTCGGCGCTGCGCCGCGCCAGCTCACCCGCTTCAACGCGGACCTGGCCACCCGCGCGCTCGGCCGCACTGAGTTGGTCCGCTGGGCTGCCGAAGGCGGACTGGAGATCGAGGGGCTGCTGATCTACCCGGTCGGCTACGAGGAGGGCAAGGCGTACCCGACGATCCTCCACGTCCACGGCGGGCCGTCCTGGGCCTGGGACGACCACTTCTACGCCAACTGGCACGACATGGGCCAGTATCTGGCCGGCCATGGATACGCCGTCCTGATGCCCAACCCACGCGGCAGCACCGGCCGCGGCTGGGAGTTCCAGATCGCCAACCATAATGACTGGATGGGCGCGGACTATCGCGATTCGCAGGCCGGCCTGGACCAGCTGATCGAGCGCGGCATCGCCGACCCGGAACGCCTCGGGGTCGGTGGCTGGAGCTACGGCGGCCTCACGACGGCCTGGACGATCACGCAGACGAACCGCTTCAAGGCGGCGATCGTCGGGGCTGGCGTCACCAACCGGACCAGCATGCAGGGCACGACTGACATCGTCGACTGGGCGGGATCCTGGATGGTGGCCGAGTTTGCCGAAGACACCGACGCCTACTGGCACACCTCCGCGATGCGCTACGTCGGCCAGGTGGCGACGCCGACCCTCGTGCTGCACGGCGGCAACGACACCCGCGTGCCGGTCAGCCAGGGCTGGGAGATGTACAACGCGCTGAAGACAATGGGCGTGCCGACGAAGATGGTTGTCTACCCCCGCGAGCCGCACGGCATCGGCGAATACCACCACCAGCGCGACCTGCTGGAGCGAGTGCTGGGCTGGTTCGATCAGTACGTTAAGGGATGA